In Deltaproteobacteria bacterium, the following are encoded in one genomic region:
- a CDS encoding PilN domain-containing protein, translated as MDVATTVQGLAKIDYVNGLGLSIGAQEVSCAHISKRFLRVSLLHARSFSLPEAGAERAAALENALALFLQELQAKPEQVVVCLPRQLAFVSRLVIPETARGSLAQVVEYEIERLVPLPKEEIYYDSLVYETGGEERRLGIVILAMPRRVVDEYLAVLEAVQLRPQTVTFSSAAFISAAAYCVPLSDGPYVLVGQTHGSIELSFVEKKHLVASHTFSQTQARNEDILTDLIAQGISRNLPGHAVEEVPIFVCPTNGTPPLSASPEHDLLALAVARFTGAGADYLPPDGLSALGAALQAVGEDAVGINLLPPEKRARREKTLSPLTLGLAGLLCLLALVWPISVIVQQHRILSTVAQRTAELEPSVKQVQEQESEATRLIERLKLVEDSTQKRVVPLLKNLSDAIPTDVYVTNFRYKEGDVEVSGVAAASRPASELVGLLESSPCLRNVAPKAPFTKTAQGETFTLGAQVEPCA; from the coding sequence GTGGATGTCGCTACTACAGTACAGGGGTTGGCCAAGATCGATTATGTCAATGGACTGGGATTGTCCATCGGTGCCCAGGAGGTCAGCTGCGCTCATATTTCTAAACGGTTTCTACGAGTCTCTCTCCTCCATGCGCGCTCGTTCTCTCTGCCCGAGGCCGGTGCCGAACGCGCCGCCGCCCTGGAAAATGCCTTGGCGCTGTTTCTCCAAGAACTCCAGGCGAAGCCGGAACAAGTCGTTGTCTGCCTCCCCCGCCAATTGGCGTTTGTCAGTCGTCTGGTGATTCCCGAGACTGCGCGCGGTTCGCTAGCGCAAGTGGTCGAGTACGAAATCGAACGCTTAGTGCCGCTGCCCAAAGAGGAAATCTATTACGACTCGTTGGTGTACGAGACAGGCGGCGAAGAGCGGCGACTCGGCATCGTCATCCTGGCCATGCCCCGCCGCGTGGTGGACGAATATCTCGCGGTCTTAGAAGCCGTGCAGTTGCGTCCGCAGACCGTGACGTTCAGCAGTGCGGCATTTATCAGCGCGGCGGCCTATTGCGTGCCGTTGTCGGACGGGCCGTATGTGCTCGTCGGGCAAACGCATGGCTCTATCGAGTTGAGTTTCGTCGAAAAAAAGCATCTGGTGGCGAGCCACACGTTTTCGCAGACGCAGGCGCGGAATGAAGACATCCTGACCGACCTGATTGCGCAAGGGATCTCCCGCAACCTTCCCGGCCATGCGGTGGAAGAGGTGCCGATTTTTGTGTGCCCTACTAACGGCACTCCGCCACTTTCCGCGAGTCCCGAGCACGATTTGCTCGCTTTGGCCGTCGCGCGCTTTACCGGAGCCGGAGCCGACTACCTCCCTCCCGATGGGCTCTCTGCACTAGGGGCCGCGCTCCAAGCCGTGGGAGAAGACGCGGTGGGCATCAACCTCCTTCCGCCGGAGAAACGTGCGCGCCGTGAGAAAACGCTTTCTCCTTTAACTTTAGGCTTGGCTGGACTGCTCTGTCTCCTGGCCCTGGTGTGGCCCATCAGCGTGATCGTGCAGCAACACCGTATCCTGAGTACGGTGGCGCAGCGCACGGCAGAATTAGAGCCCAGCGTGAAACAGGTGCAAGAGCAAGAGAGCGAGGCGACGCGATTGATCGAGCGGCTGAAACTGGTGGAGGACTCGACCCAGAAGCGCGTCGTCCCGCTGCTCAAGAATTTATCCGACGCGATTCCCACCGACGTGTATGTCACGAATTTTCGCTATAAAGAGGGCGATGTCGAGGTCAGCGGTGTCGCGGCGGCTTCGCGTCCGGCGTCCGAACTGGTCGGACTACTTGAAAGTTCGCCCTGCTTGCGAAACGTTGCCCCCAAGGCGCCGTTCACAAAAACTGCCCAAGGAGAAACCTTTACGCTTGGTGCACAGGTGGAGCCATGCGCTTAG
- a CDS encoding type II secretion system protein M, which yields MRLVQLWQRLSPREQLLAGLAGLALFLVVVRYGVVGPYLDYTSALEEEIEQDWQRVSKMERQSTRVQQVGEQLHLLRQQFSATWQNLIPGATPSVAAANLQERVRTLASQNGLDLVTTQVMRDEAIGEFRKATVQVTLRGDLPAIANFLAGVEYGDWRLAVATLEVRSAYTPRLAQTGTRGPLTITLEVSGVMQGAEAPVVAANTESAAPEAEEAPAEVEESSPEAADAGGNGAQEE from the coding sequence ATGCGCTTAGTGCAGTTGTGGCAACGGCTGTCCCCGCGCGAACAATTGCTGGCTGGCCTCGCCGGCCTAGCGTTGTTTCTTGTCGTCGTACGCTACGGGGTTGTCGGTCCGTACTTGGATTACACCTCCGCTCTGGAGGAAGAGATCGAACAAGACTGGCAACGCGTGTCCAAAATGGAGCGCCAAAGCACCCGTGTGCAACAGGTTGGAGAGCAGTTACATCTTCTGCGCCAGCAGTTTAGCGCGACGTGGCAGAACCTCATTCCTGGAGCGACGCCCTCGGTGGCTGCCGCCAACCTTCAGGAACGAGTGCGTACCTTGGCATCTCAGAACGGCCTCGATCTTGTGACCACCCAAGTGATGCGCGACGAAGCGATCGGCGAATTTCGCAAGGCTACAGTGCAAGTCACACTCCGCGGCGATCTTCCTGCGATCGCCAATTTTCTTGCCGGCGTCGAGTACGGGGACTGGCGACTGGCGGTCGCTACCCTGGAGGTGCGCAGCGCTTACACGCCGCGCCTAGCTCAGACGGGAACCCGAGGACCTTTGACGATTACCCTCGAAGTGAGCGGCGTGATGCAGGGAGCTGAAGCGCCGGTGGTGGCGGCCAACACCGAATCTGCTGCGCCCGAGGCTGAAGAGGCACCGGCCGAGGTAGAAGAGTCTTCTCCCGAGGCTGCAGATGCTGGCGGGAACGGAGCCCAGGAGGAATAG